ATGCCCGCAAAGCCAGGTCCGTATCGTGATTCCTTGCTGGCAGAAGTAGTCTCTTCGCAGATAAAATTGCATGCGGCCTATGGAGGCGTTGTTCCAGAATTAGCTGCACGTGAACACCTTAAAAATTTACCACTTGTTGTCGAGGAAGTATTTAAGCTAGCGCAGGTACAAGCCGAGAAAATTAGCCACGTGGCCGTGACCTATGGTCCAGGGCTAAATATTTGCCTAATGATTGGTCTGGCGTTTGCAAAAACTTTTGCAAAATCTGTTGGCGCACAATTATTGCCAATCAATCATCTAGAGGGTCATTTAAGAGCAATTCATCTTGAATACGAGGCTTCGAGAGCTTCTTACCCGCGGCTCTATCTTTTAGTCTCTGGTGGACATACTGCCTTAATTTTGGAATCTAAATTTCGTGTCTATGATTTAATCGCCCAGACCCGAGATGACGCTGCAGGGGAAGCTTTTGATAAAGCCGGAACTTTACTGGGGCTTGAATTCCCTGGTGGGCCGCAAATTTCTAAACTCGCAGAACTAGGTAACGCAGCAAAAGTTCCACTACCGATTGGCGTTAAAGCCGATCCTACGAGCTTTAGTTTTTCTGGATTAAAAACTGCACTGCGTCGTGAAATTGAAATTCGGGGCAGCTTGACTGGACAAGACCAAGCAGATTTAGCAGCTGCTCTACAGGCTGCAATTGTGACGGCGCTCTTAAATAAAACTGAGCAGGCGTTGCGTAAGTATCATCCACGACAAGTTATTTTGACAGGTGGAGTTGCGGCAAATCCGTCCTTACGTGCTGGACTTGAGCTTCTGGCTGGGCAGCAGCTTGCGCAATTTATTGTTCCAAGTCGTCAATGGTGTACAGATAATGCTGCGATGATCGGAGCCTGTGCATTGGATCTTTTAGCTGCTGGGCAAACATTCCCTGATTTTTCTGTAGGACCAACACCGTCCCTTGCCTTAGAATTCATCCAGCCGAGTGCGAGATAATGCAGCGCCAAGAAGTAAAAGCTTTACTGGCTAGACTCGGCGTTAAGCCCTCTAAGGGCAGGGGGCAGAATTTCCTTATTGAACCGGAAGTTGTCGAAGATCTCCTGCAATTTTCACAAATCTCAGCTGATGCTGAGTTGATCGAAATCGGACCTGGGCTTGGAGTATTAACTGAGAAGTTAAGTAAATTAGTAAGTACTCGTCAGCGCAAAATACTGACGGCAATTGAGGTTGAGCCAGAATTTGCAACAAACCTCAGGCAGCGCTTTGGAAATCTAACCGTAATATGCGATGACGTAAGAAATGTGAACTTGCCACTTACACTAGATTCTGCGCAAGCTAAGTATTATCTTTTTGGAAATTTGCCTTATTCGCTCTCGTCATCGATTCTTGAATGGGTAGTCACGCAGCGAGAGTATATCGAGGGCGCTGTGTTTCTACTGCAACGCGAATTTGTTGAACGGATTTCCGCTCAGCCTGGCTCACGAGCCTACGGCTCAATCAGCGTATTTCTTCAACGCTACGCATTTCTGGATGCCGGAAGCGTGGTCTCCCCGGAAGTTTTTGTGCCTGCTCCAAAAGTTGATTCGCAGATTGTACGACTGCGCATGCGCGCTAAACCTTATCCTGAGCTCAAAAATGAAGCCGTATTTGAACGGATTGTGCGTGCGGCTTTTTCAGCGCGAAGAAAAACTCTAATTAATTCACTAATGCAGTCGAGCTTTGTGAGAAATGCTAATTTTGCTACGCAACAAAATACTAAGGCCACCTTGCAGGCGGCCTTAGTGGAGGCTCAAATCGACGAGCAGCGTCGAGCGGAAACTTTAAGCTTAGACGAGTTTGCTCAACTTGCAGATAGTATTAAGCGTCAAGGTTTTTAGCTTGCGCTTAATTTGTAAATCCTGCGTCTACCAGGAATTTTTACTAGTTTGAGCTGTCGGCTCACTGCCCATTGCAGCCATGTCTTCTGCAGCTGCTTCTCCGCGATTTTTCTTGAAAAACTCTTCTGGGATTGGTCCGATTAAGTTTTCAACTGAATCGCAGCGAATTCGCCAGTCAGCGCCAACTTTAAATCCGTCGATCGCCCCGTCACGAATCAATTCGTAAACTTTTGGGCGTTGAATCCGTAGTAATTGTGCAACTTCTCTTACAGTTAAAAGCACAGGTGTTTTTTTCTTCTGGTCCATTTCAACCTCCTAATTTGAGTCAGGCCTAAAAGCGAGTTTTAATTCTGACCCACAAAACCTAAATTAGAGCGTAGTTACCGACTCTCAGCTTTGAATGCTGCGTAATGCATGCTGAATGAATCTATTTCGCTCACATATAACTTTCGGGATAATGCAGACTTTTCTTAAGTAATATTATTTCGATCAGCCCTACGAGATTCTCGTAGGGCCCAATGTTTTCAGGGGGTTAGAGTTTTGGAAAAAGCGGAAAATCTTTTAAAGCCGAGCTATTTTGCGATGCTTTTATTGCGATCTTCAGCAGCGAGCATGGCTTTATGCACGCGGTCGATATCGACATCAAAAAGCAAGGGGTCAAGGTCGTGATAGATTGTCAGTAAGTCAATTGCTTCATCGTATTTACCTTCCTGTTGCATGTCACTGGCGATGTCGCGATAGCGAAAAATCAGTGGTTCAGCCGGAACTTGATTCGCCCGTGCTTCGTCGTAACTGCCCAGTGCTCGTTCGTATTGCTTCTCCTTGCGGTAGAGGTCGCCAATTGTGATTAGATAATAGTAGGGATTTTCCTCGGCAGGGCGTTTTTTGTCGCGCAGGCGCCGTTCCATGTGGGTACGGTAGTAGGCTCGCGCTTTTTCATAATCTCCCTGTTGTTCGTACATGCGAGCCTGCGTTAAATCAGTTTTAATTGCGCAGCTATTCAGAACAAGCGTTGCGATGATTGTAAGGTAAATAAAAATTCGATTACTCACTGTCTTTTGCTCCAGATTTAAGCCAACTGATGTATTCTGCCGTTGAGCGTGGGAATACGCCAGGCGCTGTGTAGTCAATGCCGGGGCGCCTACGCCAACGCCTGTGCCACCAAATCCACTGCTCAGGATAGAGTCGGATCATTTCCTCAAGTTTCTCGGTATAGGCATAAATTGCAGCACTTAGTGCGTCAGGTGCCTTTGGGTCAATTTCAATTTTTGTAATTCGAATGTAATACTCAAGTGGAGCTCGGCGCACGATAAAAATCGGACAAAGTGTATTACCATAGCGAATACTGAGATCGACAAGGGAACTTGGATAAAGTGCAAGTTTACCGAAGAAAGGAACAAATGTCGCCTCGGCTTGGATGTCTTGGTCAATTAGTAGGGATAATAGAGAAGGCGATTTCAGCACGCGAATAATTTGCTTCATCGAGATTACGCCTGAGCGCCCGATGGAAACAAGCTTGTGACTGTCCCTTAGTTTTTGAATCAGCCAATCGGCGATTTTGTAATTGGCTTTGCGATAAACAGGGGCAACGCTATAGCCAGTTTTCGAAAAATAAGCTGCAAGGATTTCAATTGGTCCAAGATGCCCACTCATGGCTAAGACTGCCTTGCCAGATTTTATTCCTTGCTCAAAATGTTCAAGTCCATCAACTGTGAATTTGCCGATTCCTGGTTTAAGAATTAATTTTCCGCAAATTGCCTCAGCGACCATTTCGCCGGCATGCATGAAACTTTCGCGCGCAATGCTAGTAGTAGTTTTACTTGTCGCTAGATAAGTTTTGCAAAAATCTAATTGTGCGATGGCAATTTGAAACTCACGCTTCGAGGAGTAGGAAAAAAGCAGGCCGACCATGCGCCCAAGTCGGGTAAAGCAATACAAACAGATTTTAATTGCTAATTTCATCAGAGCTATTGTTGCAGAGTGTGAGCAAAAGATAAAAATAAATAAATACAACTATTTACGCAGTGATTT
The window above is part of the bacterium genome. Proteins encoded here:
- the tsaD gene encoding tRNA (adenosine(37)-N6)-threonylcarbamoyltransferase complex transferase subunit TsaD; its protein translation is MLLAIETSCDESAAAIFDMPAKPGPYRDSLLAEVVSSQIKLHAAYGGVVPELAAREHLKNLPLVVEEVFKLAQVQAEKISHVAVTYGPGLNICLMIGLAFAKTFAKSVGAQLLPINHLEGHLRAIHLEYEASRASYPRLYLLVSGGHTALILESKFRVYDLIAQTRDDAAGEAFDKAGTLLGLEFPGGPQISKLAELGNAAKVPLPIGVKADPTSFSFSGLKTALRREIEIRGSLTGQDQADLAAALQAAIVTALLNKTEQALRKYHPRQVILTGGVAANPSLRAGLELLAGQQLAQFIVPSRQWCTDNAAMIGACALDLLAAGQTFPDFSVGPTPSLALEFIQPSAR
- the rsmA gene encoding ribosomal RNA small subunit methyltransferase A produces the protein MQRQEVKALLARLGVKPSKGRGQNFLIEPEVVEDLLQFSQISADAELIEIGPGLGVLTEKLSKLVSTRQRKILTAIEVEPEFATNLRQRFGNLTVICDDVRNVNLPLTLDSAQAKYYLFGNLPYSLSSSILEWVVTQREYIEGAVFLLQREFVERISAQPGSRAYGSISVFLQRYAFLDAGSVVSPEVFVPAPKVDSQIVRLRMRAKPYPELKNEAVFERIVRAAFSARRKTLINSLMQSSFVRNANFATQQNTKATLQAALVEAQIDEQRRAETLSLDEFAQLADSIKRQGF
- a CDS encoding helix-turn-helix domain-containing protein; this encodes MDQKKKTPVLLTVREVAQLLRIQRPKVYELIRDGAIDGFKVGADWRIRCDSVENLIGPIPEEFFKKNRGEAAAEDMAAMGSEPTAQTSKNSW
- a CDS encoding tetratricopeptide repeat protein, whose translation is MSNRIFIYLTIIATLVLNSCAIKTDLTQARMYEQQGDYEKARAYYRTHMERRLRDKKRPAEENPYYYLITIGDLYRKEKQYERALGSYDEARANQVPAEPLIFRYRDIASDMQQEGKYDEAIDLLTIYHDLDPLLFDVDIDRVHKAMLAAEDRNKSIAK
- a CDS encoding lysophospholipid acyltransferase family protein, producing MKLAIKICLYCFTRLGRMVGLLFSYSSKREFQIAIAQLDFCKTYLATSKTTTSIARESFMHAGEMVAEAICGKLILKPGIGKFTVDGLEHFEQGIKSGKAVLAMSGHLGPIEILAAYFSKTGYSVAPVYRKANYKIADWLIQKLRDSHKLVSIGRSGVISMKQIIRVLKSPSLLSLLIDQDIQAEATFVPFFGKLALYPSSLVDLSIRYGNTLCPIFIVRRAPLEYYIRITKIEIDPKAPDALSAAIYAYTEKLEEMIRLYPEQWIWWHRRWRRRPGIDYTAPGVFPRSTAEYISWLKSGAKDSE